The Podarcis raffonei isolate rPodRaf1 chromosome 2, rPodRaf1.pri, whole genome shotgun sequence genome window below encodes:
- the PRKCD gene encoding protein kinase C delta type isoform X2, with protein sequence MAPFLRISFNSFELGPMPNQGEQPQPFCAIKMKEALTTERGKTLIQKKPTMYPDWKSSFDAHIYEGRVIQIVLMKAAEDPLSEVTVGVSVLAERCKKGNGKAEFWLDLQPQGKVLMAVQYFLEDGDSKQSMREDEGTVTMNRRGAIKQAKIHYIKNHEFIATFFGQPTFCSVCKDFVWGLNKQGYKCRQCNAAIHKKCIDKIIGRCTGTAANSRDTMFQKERFHIDMPHRFKVYNYMSPTFCDHCGSLLWGLVKQGLKCEECGMNVHHKCQKKVANLCGINQKLLAEALTQVSQKSSRKSDSGSVESVGIYQDFDKKPKSLSGDTTDNSEYDKLWEGRSLSRPSGRRKFNIDSFVFHKVLGKGSFGKVLLAELKGKNEFFAVKALKKDVVLIDDDVECTMVEKRVLALAWENPFLTHLYCTFQTKDHLFFVMEFLNGGDLMFHIQDKGRFDLFRATFYGAEILCGLQFLHSKGIIYRDLKLDNVMLDKEGHIKIADFGMCKENVFGENKATTFCGTPDYIAPEILQGLKYTFSVDWWSFGVLLYEMLIGQSPFHGDDEDELFESIRVDTPHYPRWITKESKDILEKLFERDPTRRLGITGNIRDHSFFKAINWTALEKREVEPPFKPKVKSASDYSNFDREFLSEKPRLSYSDKNLIDSMDQSAFAGFSFTNPKFEHILEK encoded by the exons AGAGAGGCAAAACCTTGATTCAAAAGAAACCCACTATGTACCCAGACTGGAAATCTTCATTTGATGCCCACATTTATGAGGGCCGCGTCATTCAGATTGTTCTCATGAAAGCAGCAGAAGACCCATTATCTGAGGTGACTGTGGGTGTATCTGTTTTGGCTGAAAGATGTAAGAAAGGCAATGGGAAAGCAGAATTCTGG CTTGACTTGCAACCTCAAGGGAAAGTATTGATGGCTGTACAATATTTTCTAGAAGATGGAG ACAGCAAGCAGTCAATGAGAGAAGATGAAGGAACTGTGACTATGAACAGGAGAGGAGCAATCAAACAGGCCAAGATCCACTACATCAAAAACCATGAGTTCATTGCCACCTTCTTTGGGCAACCTACATTTTGCTCTGTCTGTAAAGATTTTGTGTG GGGCCTAAACAAGCAGGGATATAAATGTAGAC AATGTAATGCTGCTATTCACAAAAAATGCATTGATAAAATCATTGGGAGATGTACTGGTACTGCAGCGAACAGCAGAGATACAATG TTTCAGAAGGAGCGCTTCCACATCGATATGCCTCACAGGTTCAAAGTTTACAACTACATGAGTCCTACCTTCTGTGATCATTGTGGTAGTCTTCTCTGGGGACTTGTTAAGCAAGGATTAAAATGTGAAG AATGTGGAATGAATGTGCACCACAAATGTCAGAAGAAAGTGGCAAATCTCTGTGGAATCAATCAGAAATTATTGGCAGAAGCTTTAACTCAAGTTAGTCAG AAATCTTCCAGAAAATCTGATTCTGGGTCAGTAGAAAGTGTCGGAATTTACCAAGATTTTGATAAAAAACCTAAATCCTTGAGTGGTGATACAACAG ATAATAGTGAGTATGATAAGCTTTGGGAGGGACGTTCGCTGTCACGACCATCTGGTAGGAGGAAATTCAACATAGACAGTTTTGTATTCCACAAAGTTCTTGGGAAAGGAAGCTTTGGAAAG GTACTACTTGCTGAACTGAAAGGGAAGAATGAATTTTTTGCAGTAAAGGCTTTGAAAAAGGATGTGGTACTAATTGATGATGATGTGGAATGCACCATGGTAGAAAAGCGGGTCTTAGCACTGGCATGGGAAAATCCATTTCTTACCCATTTATACTGCACTTTTCAGACAAAG GACCATCTGTTTTTCGTTATGGAATTCCTTAATGGCGGAGACCTAATGTTCCATATACAGGACAAAGGCCGCTTTGATCTTTTCAGAGCTAC GTTTTATGGAGCTGAAATACTGTGTGGCCTACAATTTCTTCATAGCAAAGGCATTATTTATAG AGACCTCAAACTAGACAATGTGATGCTTGATAAAGAAGGTCACATCAAAATTGCTGATTTTGGGATGTGCAAAGAGAATGTGTTTGGTGAGAACAAGGCGACAACTTTCTGCGGTACTCCAGACTACATAGCGCCTGAA ATTCTGCAAGGCCTAAAATACACGTTTTCTGTGGACTGGTGGTCGTTTGGAGTCTTGCTGTATGAGATGCTTATTGGACAATCTCCTTTCCATGGTGATGATGAGGATGAGTTATTTGAGTCAATCCGTGTGGACACACCTCACTACCCTCGCTGGATTACCAAGGAATCTAAGGATATACTAGAGAAG TTGTTTGAAAGGGATCCAACAAGACGACTGGGAATAACTGGAAACATCAGAGATCATTCTTTCTTCAAAGCAATTAATTGGACAGCACTTGAGAAGAGGGAAGTGGAACCGCCCTTCAAACCCAAAGTG AAATCAGCAAGTGACTACAGCAATTTTGACAGAGAATTTTTGAGTGAGAAGCCACGGCTATCATACAGTGACAAAAACTTAATAGACTCTATGGATCAATCTGCATTTGCTGGGTTCTCTTTTACCAACCCTAAATTTGAACACATTTTAGAGAAATAG
- the PRKCD gene encoding protein kinase C delta type isoform X1: MAPFLRISFNSFELGPMPNQGEQPQPFCAIKMKEALTTERGKTLIQKKPTMYPDWKSSFDAHIYEGRVIQIVLMKAAEDPLSEVTVGVSVLAERCKKGNGKAEFWLDLQPQGKVLMAVQYFLEDGGKEMDSKQSMREDEGTVTMNRRGAIKQAKIHYIKNHEFIATFFGQPTFCSVCKDFVWGLNKQGYKCRQCNAAIHKKCIDKIIGRCTGTAANSRDTMFQKERFHIDMPHRFKVYNYMSPTFCDHCGSLLWGLVKQGLKCEECGMNVHHKCQKKVANLCGINQKLLAEALTQVSQKSSRKSDSGSVESVGIYQDFDKKPKSLSGDTTDNSEYDKLWEGRSLSRPSGRRKFNIDSFVFHKVLGKGSFGKVLLAELKGKNEFFAVKALKKDVVLIDDDVECTMVEKRVLALAWENPFLTHLYCTFQTKDHLFFVMEFLNGGDLMFHIQDKGRFDLFRATFYGAEILCGLQFLHSKGIIYRDLKLDNVMLDKEGHIKIADFGMCKENVFGENKATTFCGTPDYIAPEILQGLKYTFSVDWWSFGVLLYEMLIGQSPFHGDDEDELFESIRVDTPHYPRWITKESKDILEKLFERDPTRRLGITGNIRDHSFFKAINWTALEKREVEPPFKPKVKSASDYSNFDREFLSEKPRLSYSDKNLIDSMDQSAFAGFSFTNPKFEHILEK, translated from the exons AGAGAGGCAAAACCTTGATTCAAAAGAAACCCACTATGTACCCAGACTGGAAATCTTCATTTGATGCCCACATTTATGAGGGCCGCGTCATTCAGATTGTTCTCATGAAAGCAGCAGAAGACCCATTATCTGAGGTGACTGTGGGTGTATCTGTTTTGGCTGAAAGATGTAAGAAAGGCAATGGGAAAGCAGAATTCTGG CTTGACTTGCAACCTCAAGGGAAAGTATTGATGGCTGTACAATATTTTCTAGAAGATGGAGGTAAGGAAATGG ACAGCAAGCAGTCAATGAGAGAAGATGAAGGAACTGTGACTATGAACAGGAGAGGAGCAATCAAACAGGCCAAGATCCACTACATCAAAAACCATGAGTTCATTGCCACCTTCTTTGGGCAACCTACATTTTGCTCTGTCTGTAAAGATTTTGTGTG GGGCCTAAACAAGCAGGGATATAAATGTAGAC AATGTAATGCTGCTATTCACAAAAAATGCATTGATAAAATCATTGGGAGATGTACTGGTACTGCAGCGAACAGCAGAGATACAATG TTTCAGAAGGAGCGCTTCCACATCGATATGCCTCACAGGTTCAAAGTTTACAACTACATGAGTCCTACCTTCTGTGATCATTGTGGTAGTCTTCTCTGGGGACTTGTTAAGCAAGGATTAAAATGTGAAG AATGTGGAATGAATGTGCACCACAAATGTCAGAAGAAAGTGGCAAATCTCTGTGGAATCAATCAGAAATTATTGGCAGAAGCTTTAACTCAAGTTAGTCAG AAATCTTCCAGAAAATCTGATTCTGGGTCAGTAGAAAGTGTCGGAATTTACCAAGATTTTGATAAAAAACCTAAATCCTTGAGTGGTGATACAACAG ATAATAGTGAGTATGATAAGCTTTGGGAGGGACGTTCGCTGTCACGACCATCTGGTAGGAGGAAATTCAACATAGACAGTTTTGTATTCCACAAAGTTCTTGGGAAAGGAAGCTTTGGAAAG GTACTACTTGCTGAACTGAAAGGGAAGAATGAATTTTTTGCAGTAAAGGCTTTGAAAAAGGATGTGGTACTAATTGATGATGATGTGGAATGCACCATGGTAGAAAAGCGGGTCTTAGCACTGGCATGGGAAAATCCATTTCTTACCCATTTATACTGCACTTTTCAGACAAAG GACCATCTGTTTTTCGTTATGGAATTCCTTAATGGCGGAGACCTAATGTTCCATATACAGGACAAAGGCCGCTTTGATCTTTTCAGAGCTAC GTTTTATGGAGCTGAAATACTGTGTGGCCTACAATTTCTTCATAGCAAAGGCATTATTTATAG AGACCTCAAACTAGACAATGTGATGCTTGATAAAGAAGGTCACATCAAAATTGCTGATTTTGGGATGTGCAAAGAGAATGTGTTTGGTGAGAACAAGGCGACAACTTTCTGCGGTACTCCAGACTACATAGCGCCTGAA ATTCTGCAAGGCCTAAAATACACGTTTTCTGTGGACTGGTGGTCGTTTGGAGTCTTGCTGTATGAGATGCTTATTGGACAATCTCCTTTCCATGGTGATGATGAGGATGAGTTATTTGAGTCAATCCGTGTGGACACACCTCACTACCCTCGCTGGATTACCAAGGAATCTAAGGATATACTAGAGAAG TTGTTTGAAAGGGATCCAACAAGACGACTGGGAATAACTGGAAACATCAGAGATCATTCTTTCTTCAAAGCAATTAATTGGACAGCACTTGAGAAGAGGGAAGTGGAACCGCCCTTCAAACCCAAAGTG AAATCAGCAAGTGACTACAGCAATTTTGACAGAGAATTTTTGAGTGAGAAGCCACGGCTATCATACAGTGACAAAAACTTAATAGACTCTATGGATCAATCTGCATTTGCTGGGTTCTCTTTTACCAACCCTAAATTTGAACACATTTTAGAGAAATAG